From Prionailurus viverrinus isolate Anna chromosome B2, UM_Priviv_1.0, whole genome shotgun sequence, the proteins below share one genomic window:
- the LOC125166580 gene encoding putative vomeronasal receptor-like protein 4, which yields MVLNTIRATIFLFLTGPGIVGNISVFVKYTCAFFSGTATKSVHLLSIHLVFTNTVILLSKVTLKTIAMFGVRNVLGDTGCKAFVFLERVARGLSISTSSFLAVVQATTISPRAPVPAGFKPASARHILPFCLFFWVLNSLVSMNLLYYVRNTSSLNRSQASHGNSCSYVLPRSQIMKWTFPILMALRDFLFLSLMGWASTYLVLLLHKHHRHVLYLQKSKILHQTPPAERRAAHSVLLLMLCFLLFYWTDCILSLGLNFSLENASFVLNIQEFLTLGYAILSPFVLIHRDGHQGGCWHTQ from the coding sequence ATGGTTTTGAACACTATCCGGGcaaccatttttctctttctcaccgGACCCGGCATCGTGGGGAACATCTCTGTGTTTGTCAAGTATACGTGCGCTTTCTTTTCGGGCACTGCGACGAAATCTGTACACCTTCTTAGCATCCACTTGGTTTTTACAAATACCGTGATACTTTTGTCCAAGGTAACGCTGAAAACAATAGCGATGTTTGGTGTGAGAAACGTCCTGGGCGACACGGGCTGTAAAGCGTTTGTGTTTCTGGAGAGGGTGGCCCGGGGCCTTTCGATCTCCACCAGCAGCTTCCTCGCCGTGGTCCAGGCCACcaccatcagccccagagcccccGTGCCCGCCGGCTTCAAGCCAGCATCCGCAAGGCACatccttcccttctgcctcttcttCTGGGTCCTCAACTCCTTGGTCAGCATGAACTTACTCTACTACGTCAGAAACACGAGCAGCCTAAACAGGTCACAAGCTAGCCACGGAAATAGCTGCTCTTACGTCCTCCCAAGAAGCCAGATCATGAAGTGGACGTTTCCCATCCTCATGGCCCTGCGGGATTTCTTGTTTCTGAGTCTCATGGGCTGGGCCAGCACCTATCTGGTGCTTCTTCTCCACAAGCACCACAGACACGTCCTCTACCTTCAGAAATCCAAGATCCTCCACCAGACCCCCCCCGCCGAGAGAAGAGCCGCTCACAGTGTTCTCCTTCtgatgctttgttttcttttattttattggacAGATTGTATTCTTTCTCTGGGCTTAAATTTCTCCTTAGAGAATGCTTCTTTCGTATTAAATATTCAAGAATTTCTAACTCTTGGCTATGCAATTCTCAGCCCGTTTGTGCTGATTCACAGAGACGGACATCAGGGTGGATGTTGGCATACTCAATAA